The proteins below come from a single Vibrio natriegens NBRC 15636 = ATCC 14048 = DSM 759 genomic window:
- a CDS encoding elongation factor P hydroxylase, with translation MTHDYQDLITLFNDTFLEPFNTKLELGGDEPIYLPADEEQPHHRIIFARGFYASALHEISHWCVAGPERRLLEDFGYWYEPDGRTAEVQAEFEKVEVRPQAYEWILSKSAGFPFTVSCDNLHGDFEPDRLGFMRKVHNEVLGILETGLPQRVKMLSEALRSFYQTKPLEASDFIVK, from the coding sequence ATGACCCACGACTATCAAGACCTTATCACCCTATTTAACGACACATTTCTAGAACCTTTTAACACGAAACTAGAGCTGGGTGGAGATGAACCTATCTACCTTCCTGCTGATGAAGAGCAACCTCACCACCGGATTATTTTTGCTCGTGGTTTCTATGCGTCTGCACTTCATGAAATCTCGCATTGGTGTGTAGCTGGCCCTGAGCGTCGTTTGTTGGAGGATTTTGGTTATTGGTACGAGCCGGATGGCCGAACGGCTGAGGTTCAGGCTGAGTTTGAGAAAGTAGAAGTTCGCCCTCAGGCATACGAGTGGATACTGTCTAAAAGTGCTGGCTTCCCTTTTACTGTCAGTTGTGACAATCTACACGGCGATTTTGAACCAGATAGGCTTGGTTTTATGCGTAAAGTGCATAACGAAGTGTTAGGTATTCTGGAGACGGGATTGCCGCAACGAGTGAAAATGCTGTCTGAAGCGCTACGCTCTTTTTACCAAACTAAGCCGCTGGAAGCGTCTGACTTTATCGTTAAATAA
- the prmB gene encoding 50S ribosomal protein L3 N(5)-glutamine methyltransferase: MDKIFVEEAVSELHTLQDMIRWTVSRFNAANLFYGHGTDNAWDEAVQLILPTLYLPIDVPPHVLSSRLTTSERMRIVERVVKRINDRTPTAYLTNKAWFCGLEFFVDERVLVPRSPIGELIQAEFQPWLVEEPVRIMDMCTGSGCIAIACAHAFPEAEVDAIDISTDALQVAEQNVQDHGMEQQVFPMRSDLFRDLPKEKYNLIVSNPPYVDEEDMNSLPDEFTHEPELGLAAGTDGLKLVRRILANAPDYLTDNGILICEVGNSMIHMMDQYPQIPFTWIEFENGGHGVFMLTRDQLVECAEEFKLYKD; encoded by the coding sequence TTGGATAAGATTTTTGTAGAAGAAGCGGTATCTGAGCTACATACCCTTCAAGATATGATTCGTTGGACGGTCAGCCGCTTTAATGCTGCGAACCTGTTTTACGGTCACGGTACTGATAACGCGTGGGATGAAGCCGTGCAGCTTATCCTGCCAACGTTATACTTGCCGATCGATGTGCCTCCACACGTATTGAGCTCTCGCCTGACAACCAGCGAGCGCATGCGTATTGTTGAGCGTGTAGTAAAACGCATCAACGATCGCACACCTACCGCATACCTGACTAACAAAGCGTGGTTCTGCGGTCTTGAGTTCTTCGTGGATGAACGTGTACTTGTGCCGCGTTCCCCAATTGGTGAACTGATCCAAGCAGAATTCCAACCTTGGTTAGTGGAAGAGCCAGTTCGTATCATGGATATGTGTACGGGTAGTGGCTGTATTGCGATTGCTTGTGCGCACGCATTCCCAGAAGCAGAAGTTGATGCTATCGATATCTCGACGGATGCACTGCAAGTGGCTGAGCAAAACGTTCAGGATCACGGCATGGAACAGCAAGTATTCCCAATGCGTTCGGATTTGTTCCGTGACTTACCAAAAGAGAAATACAACCTTATCGTGTCAAATCCACCGTACGTAGACGAAGAAGACATGAACAGCCTGCCAGACGAGTTCACGCATGAGCCAGAGCTTGGCCTGGCTGCGGGTACGGATGGTCTGAAACTGGTTCGTCGTATTTTGGCTAATGCACCGGATTATCTGACAGACAACGGTATCCTGATTTGTGAAGTGGGTAACTCTATGATTCATATGATGGATCAATACCCACAGATTCCATTTACCTGGATTGAATTTGAAAATGGCGGCCACGGTGTATTCATGCTGACTCGTGATCAACTAGTGGAATGTGCAGAAGAGTTCAAACTGTACAAAGACTAA
- a CDS encoding YfcL family protein, translating to MIIEFEEKLLELIDARIETASDDELFAGGYLRGHISLSAASCEDEGINDIEELKARIANSLDEARTELSPSDRIIVSDLWQELQAQA from the coding sequence ATGATTATTGAATTTGAAGAAAAACTACTGGAACTGATTGATGCTCGAATTGAAACAGCATCAGATGACGAGCTGTTTGCTGGTGGTTATCTGCGTGGTCACATCTCTTTATCTGCTGCATCGTGTGAAGACGAAGGCATCAATGATATTGAAGAGCTGAAAGCTCGCATCGCCAACAGTTTAGATGAAGCTCGTACAGAGCTAAGTCCATCCGATCGCATTATTGTTAGCGATCTATGGCAAGAGCTACAGGCTCAAGCTTAA
- a CDS encoding NADPH-dependent FMN reductase — protein sequence MKIVAFAASTSSTSINKVLATYAANQVEGAQVNVLDLNNYQVPMFSEDTEKEIGQAEGAIAFLRELEQADAIVVSFAEHNGSYAAAYKNLFDWATRIERNVFQNKPVVYLATSPGPGGAQSVLAAATGSAQFFGADVKASVSVPNFYENFDVETGASLNAEIAEQVQQAVAQLA from the coding sequence ATGAAAATTGTCGCATTTGCTGCTTCTACCAGCTCAACATCAATCAACAAAGTACTTGCTACTTACGCAGCCAATCAAGTTGAAGGCGCGCAAGTGAATGTATTGGACCTAAACAACTATCAAGTTCCAATGTTTAGTGAAGATACAGAGAAAGAGATCGGCCAGGCAGAGGGTGCGATTGCCTTCTTAAGAGAGCTAGAACAAGCGGATGCAATCGTGGTTTCTTTTGCTGAACACAACGGTTCTTACGCTGCAGCGTACAAAAACTTGTTTGACTGGGCGACGCGTATTGAACGTAATGTATTCCAAAACAAGCCAGTTGTTTATCTAGCTACATCTCCAGGCCCTGGTGGCGCACAAAGCGTATTGGCAGCGGCAACAGGTTCTGCTCAGTTCTTTGGTGCAGATGTTAAGGCGTCTGTGTCAGTGCCAAACTTCTACGAGAATTTTGACGTAGAAACCGGTGCAAGTCTAAATGCAGAAATCGCTGAGCAAGTACAACAAGCAGTCGCTCAATTGGCGTAA
- the mnmC gene encoding bifunctional tRNA (5-methylaminomethyl-2-thiouridine)(34)-methyltransferase MnmD/FAD-dependent 5-carboxymethylaminomethyl-2-thiouridine(34) oxidoreductase MnmC — MTSIKNAELGWNESGTPVSDQFDDVYFSNVNGLEETRYVFLKKNHLPERWQEFDQRRFVIGETGFGTGLNFLAVWQWFNEFHRENPEATLKELHFVSFEKYPLSQADLIKAHQAWPELADYAAKLQKHYPAAVPECHRIVLEDGAITLDLWFGDIKDCMPQVPYGESGLIDAWFLDGFAPSKNPEMWNQNLFNGMAKLAKQDCTVATFTAAGFVRRGLIEAGFTMAKVKGFGTKREMIAGTMEQRQTHSNHLPWFNRTAASHSDSIAIIGGGIASAALAKTLSRRGQNVTLYCKDVRPAEGASGNRQGAVYPLLNGPHTGVSRVFAPAFLFARQFIEQTAEEISFDHEWCGVTQLMWDEKSTAKLERILEGNFTPELIQKLSTEETAEAIGLPIDMPSVHYPLGGWLCPAELTRGLIAQLEKNDNFEAKLEHKIDALTWNEESQSWVLTSNGQTFEHSAVVIANGHEFQTLSQTADLPMGQVKGQVSHAPATETLSKLKSVLCYDGYMTPVNPNNQQLCIGASYDRSHLDYEFDAEAQRDNADKLVKCVPNQTWTNEVDITGNLSRQGIRCVSRDHLPFIGNVSNFESVKTQYANLQNLKEEEVEAIHQFPNLFCFLGLGSRGLSSAPLMAELLASQICGDPLPLPVEVLAELHPSRMWVRKLRKGKAITEL; from the coding sequence ATGACTTCAATAAAAAACGCAGAACTGGGTTGGAACGAATCTGGTACGCCAGTTTCTGACCAATTTGATGATGTTTACTTCTCTAACGTAAACGGTCTTGAAGAGACACGCTACGTTTTCCTCAAAAAAAATCATCTCCCAGAAAGATGGCAGGAGTTTGACCAAAGACGCTTTGTCATTGGTGAAACCGGATTTGGCACTGGATTAAACTTCCTAGCGGTATGGCAGTGGTTTAACGAGTTTCATCGTGAAAACCCTGAGGCAACATTAAAAGAGCTGCATTTTGTCAGTTTCGAAAAGTATCCTCTGAGTCAGGCGGATCTAATAAAAGCCCATCAAGCCTGGCCAGAGTTAGCAGATTATGCCGCGAAACTTCAAAAACACTACCCAGCAGCAGTACCAGAGTGCCATCGAATCGTATTAGAAGATGGCGCAATCACCCTCGACCTGTGGTTTGGTGATATCAAAGACTGCATGCCACAAGTACCTTATGGTGAATCAGGCTTGATCGACGCTTGGTTCCTGGATGGTTTTGCACCTAGTAAAAACCCAGAGATGTGGAATCAGAATCTGTTCAACGGTATGGCAAAACTGGCCAAGCAAGATTGTACTGTCGCGACCTTTACTGCAGCAGGTTTTGTGCGTCGTGGCTTGATTGAAGCAGGCTTTACCATGGCCAAAGTAAAAGGCTTTGGTACCAAGCGCGAAATGATCGCCGGCACAATGGAACAGCGTCAAACACACTCAAATCACTTACCCTGGTTTAACCGAACAGCGGCAAGCCATTCTGACTCAATTGCCATTATTGGTGGTGGCATAGCAAGCGCAGCCCTGGCAAAAACATTAAGCCGTCGTGGTCAAAACGTCACACTGTATTGTAAAGATGTTCGACCAGCAGAAGGGGCATCGGGTAACCGACAAGGCGCCGTTTATCCACTGCTTAATGGCCCTCACACTGGTGTGTCGCGTGTGTTTGCTCCTGCCTTTCTGTTCGCTCGTCAGTTTATTGAGCAAACGGCGGAAGAAATCAGTTTTGACCATGAGTGGTGTGGCGTCACCCAATTGATGTGGGATGAAAAGTCCACAGCTAAGTTAGAAAGGATATTAGAAGGCAACTTCACGCCCGAGCTCATTCAGAAACTTTCAACAGAAGAAACGGCTGAAGCTATTGGCTTGCCTATCGATATGCCTTCAGTGCACTACCCTTTGGGTGGTTGGCTTTGTCCTGCCGAATTAACTCGTGGGCTGATCGCTCAGCTTGAAAAAAATGACAATTTCGAAGCCAAGCTTGAACACAAAATCGACGCGCTCACTTGGAATGAAGAAAGTCAAAGCTGGGTACTAACATCGAATGGTCAAACCTTTGAACACTCAGCCGTCGTGATTGCCAATGGCCATGAGTTCCAAACGTTGAGCCAAACCGCGGATCTGCCTATGGGACAAGTCAAAGGTCAGGTAAGCCACGCGCCAGCAACAGAAACGCTTTCTAAGCTGAAATCGGTGCTTTGCTACGATGGCTACATGACGCCTGTTAACCCAAATAATCAGCAGCTCTGCATTGGCGCAAGTTACGATCGCAGCCATTTGGATTACGAGTTTGATGCCGAAGCGCAACGCGACAATGCTGACAAGCTCGTCAAGTGTGTGCCAAATCAGACATGGACCAACGAGGTCGACATAACAGGAAACTTATCACGCCAAGGCATTCGCTGTGTGAGTCGCGACCACCTGCCATTTATTGGTAATGTGAGTAATTTTGAGTCAGTTAAAACACAATACGCAAACTTGCAAAACCTGAAGGAAGAGGAAGTTGAAGCAATTCATCAGTTCCCTAACCTATTCTGCTTTTTAGGTCTGGGTTCTCGCGGATTGAGCTCTGCACCACTGATGGCTGAACTGCTGGCTTCACAAATTTGTGGCGACCCTCTGCCACTGCCTGTAGAAGTGTTAGCTGAATTGCATCCAAGTCGGATGTGGGTTCGTAAGCTGCGCAAAGGTAAGGCGATTACTGAACTTTAG
- the smrB gene encoding endonuclease SmrB has translation MSKKDTEHDDDFALFQEAVQGVKKLRQDTIIQQPKKNTKQKEIKRSNREASDSEFYFSDEFVPLLNEEGPTRYARDDVSTYEVKRLRRGVYVPDVFLDMHGMTQQEAKRELGAMIAYCVKNEIHCACVQHGIGKHILKQKSPLWLAQHPDVMAFHQAPLEFGGDGALLVLLSIPEK, from the coding sequence ATGAGCAAAAAAGACACCGAACACGATGACGATTTCGCCTTGTTTCAGGAAGCAGTACAGGGCGTAAAAAAGTTGCGACAGGATACCATAATCCAGCAACCAAAAAAAAATACTAAGCAAAAAGAAATCAAACGCTCAAACCGTGAAGCGAGTGATTCAGAATTTTACTTTTCTGATGAGTTTGTCCCTCTTCTCAATGAAGAAGGGCCGACTCGCTATGCACGTGACGACGTTTCCACCTATGAGGTAAAACGTCTGCGTCGCGGTGTTTATGTGCCCGACGTGTTCCTCGACATGCATGGTATGACTCAGCAGGAAGCAAAGCGCGAATTAGGCGCGATGATCGCGTACTGCGTAAAGAACGAAATTCACTGTGCTTGCGTTCAGCACGGGATTGGCAAGCATATCCTCAAACAAAAATCGCCACTGTGGCTGGCTCAACACCCTGATGTGATGGCCTTTCACCAAGCGCCTTTAGAGTTTGGGGGTGACGGTGCGCTGCTCGTCCTTCTCTCGATTCCAGAGAAGTAA
- the fabB gene encoding beta-ketoacyl-ACP synthase I: MKRVVITGMGIVSSIGNNVEEVLASLKAGKSGITASEQFKEHGLRSQVWGDLKINPAEHIDRKQMRFMGDAAAYAYLSMQQAIEDAGLSDDQVSNDRTGIVAGSGGASALNQTLATDTMREKGVKRIGPYMVPRTMSSTVSACLATPFKIRGVNYTMSSACATSAHCIGHAMELIQLGKQDIVFAGGGEELDWSQTMMFDAMGALSTKYNDTPEKASRTYDADRDGFVISGGGGMLVIEELEHALARGAKIYGEIVGYGATSDGYDMVAPSGEGAVRCMKMAMQGVDHIDYINTHGTSTPVGDVKELGAIQELFGENSPAISATKAMTGHALGAAGVHEAIYSTLMLDNNFIAPSINIENLDEAAKGLDIVTEARDAEIDTVMSNSFGFGGTNATLVIKKYQG; encoded by the coding sequence ATGAAACGAGTCGTAATCACCGGTATGGGTATTGTTTCAAGTATCGGTAACAACGTCGAAGAAGTTCTAGCGTCTCTTAAAGCGGGCAAATCTGGCATCACTGCATCTGAGCAGTTCAAAGAACACGGTCTTCGTTCGCAAGTATGGGGTGATCTGAAAATTAACCCAGCGGAACACATCGACCGTAAACAGATGCGCTTTATGGGTGATGCGGCTGCTTATGCATACCTATCAATGCAGCAGGCAATTGAAGACGCTGGCCTATCTGACGATCAAGTTTCAAACGATCGTACTGGTATTGTTGCTGGTTCTGGTGGTGCTTCTGCGTTAAACCAAACACTAGCGACAGATACGATGCGTGAGAAAGGCGTGAAGCGTATTGGTCCATACATGGTTCCACGTACCATGTCTTCTACTGTTTCTGCGTGTCTTGCGACACCGTTTAAAATTCGCGGTGTGAACTACACAATGAGTTCAGCTTGTGCAACGTCTGCACACTGTATCGGCCACGCTATGGAGCTAATCCAGCTTGGTAAACAGGACATCGTATTTGCGGGTGGTGGTGAAGAGCTAGATTGGTCTCAAACTATGATGTTTGATGCGATGGGCGCACTTTCTACCAAGTACAACGACACTCCAGAAAAAGCATCTCGTACGTACGATGCTGACCGTGACGGTTTCGTTATCTCTGGTGGTGGCGGTATGCTGGTTATCGAAGAACTAGAGCATGCACTAGCACGTGGCGCGAAAATCTACGGTGAGATCGTAGGTTACGGTGCGACTTCTGATGGCTACGACATGGTAGCGCCATCAGGTGAAGGTGCTGTTCGTTGTATGAAGATGGCAATGCAAGGCGTTGACCACATCGATTACATCAACACACACGGTACTTCTACGCCTGTAGGTGATGTGAAAGAGCTAGGTGCGATTCAAGAGCTATTTGGTGAAAACAGCCCTGCAATCTCTGCGACAAAAGCGATGACTGGTCACGCACTAGGTGCGGCTGGTGTTCACGAAGCAATCTACTCGACGCTAATGCTAGACAACAACTTCATTGCTCCAAGCATCAACATTGAAAACTTGGATGAAGCTGCGAAAGGTCTGGATATCGTAACTGAAGCTCGTGATGCTGAGATCGATACGGTAATGTCAAACAGCTTTGGCTTTGGCGGTACTAACGCAACGCTAGTTATCAAGAAATACCAAGGTTAG
- a CDS encoding trimeric intracellular cation channel family protein: MLLSVLYVIGITAEAMTGALSAGRRKMDWFGVMLVASATAIGGGTVRDILLGHYPLGWVKNPEFLAITCLAGILTTGLAKWVIKLKGLFIRLDALGLIVFSIIGTKIALDMGLHPGICMVSALVTGVFGGLLRDLICRQTPLVLHEELYASVALIASGLYLALLEFNVPDVTATIVTLVVGYVLRMAAVRFKWRLPSFHLETESSLH, translated from the coding sequence ATGCTGCTAAGTGTGTTGTATGTCATTGGTATCACGGCTGAAGCCATGACTGGTGCGTTAAGTGCCGGACGAAGAAAAATGGACTGGTTTGGAGTTATGTTGGTCGCGAGTGCCACTGCCATCGGTGGCGGCACCGTCCGTGATATCTTATTAGGGCACTATCCGCTCGGCTGGGTAAAAAACCCGGAGTTTCTCGCCATCACTTGCCTTGCTGGGATTTTAACAACAGGGCTAGCGAAATGGGTGATCAAATTAAAAGGTCTGTTTATTCGTCTCGATGCGCTAGGCTTGATCGTCTTTAGTATCATCGGCACTAAAATCGCACTGGATATGGGGCTGCACCCTGGTATCTGTATGGTGTCTGCATTAGTGACTGGTGTATTTGGCGGACTACTTCGTGATCTGATTTGTCGTCAGACTCCATTAGTACTGCATGAAGAGCTCTACGCATCCGTAGCCTTAATCGCTTCTGGGCTGTACTTAGCATTATTAGAATTTAATGTGCCGGACGTCACGGCCACTATCGTAACGCTGGTGGTTGGCTATGTGTTACGTATGGCAGCGGTTCGATTTAAATGGCGTTTGCCATCTTTCCATTTGGAAACCGAAAGCTCACTTCATTAA
- the aroC gene encoding chorismate synthase: MAGNSIGQHFRVTTFGESHGIALGCIVDGCPPGLEITEADLQVDLDRRRPGTSRYTTQRREPDEVKILSGVFEGKTTGTSIGLLIENTDQRSKDYSEIKDKFRPGHADYTYHQKYGIRDYRGGGRSSARETAMRVAAGAIAKKYLKDEFGVEIRAYLSQMGDVSIDKVDWDEIENNAFFCPDVDKVEAFDQLIRDLKKEGDSIGAKIQVVATNVPVGLGEPVFDRLDADIAHALMSINAVKGVEVGDGFDVVNQRGSQHRDTLSPQGFGSNHAGGILGGISTGQDIVANIALKPTSSITVPGDTITKEGEPTQLITKGRHDPCVGIRAVPIAEAMLAIVVMDHLLRHRGQNFGVTTETPKI, encoded by the coding sequence ATGGCAGGAAACAGTATCGGACAACATTTCCGAGTGACGACATTCGGGGAAAGTCACGGTATCGCACTGGGATGTATCGTAGACGGGTGCCCGCCGGGGTTAGAAATTACAGAAGCAGATCTGCAAGTCGATCTGGACCGTCGTCGTCCTGGCACATCACGTTACACTACACAGCGTCGTGAGCCGGATGAAGTTAAAATTCTTTCAGGTGTGTTCGAGGGTAAAACAACGGGTACATCAATCGGTCTGTTGATTGAGAACACCGATCAACGCTCGAAAGATTATTCTGAGATCAAAGATAAATTCCGTCCAGGGCACGCAGATTACACTTACCATCAAAAATACGGCATTCGTGATTATCGTGGTGGCGGCCGTTCGTCAGCTCGTGAAACGGCAATGCGTGTTGCGGCAGGTGCGATTGCGAAAAAATACCTGAAGGACGAATTCGGCGTAGAAATCCGCGCTTACCTATCACAAATGGGTGATGTGTCTATCGACAAAGTGGATTGGGATGAAATCGAAAACAACGCGTTCTTCTGTCCGGATGTTGATAAAGTTGAAGCGTTTGACCAGCTTATCCGTGACCTGAAAAAAGAAGGCGACTCAATTGGTGCGAAGATTCAGGTTGTCGCAACCAATGTGCCTGTCGGTCTTGGTGAGCCAGTCTTTGATCGTTTAGATGCAGATATTGCGCATGCGCTGATGAGCATTAACGCGGTGAAAGGTGTTGAAGTGGGTGATGGTTTTGATGTTGTGAACCAACGCGGAAGCCAGCACCGTGATACGCTTTCTCCACAAGGTTTTGGCAGTAACCATGCTGGCGGTATTCTTGGTGGTATTTCTACTGGCCAGGATATTGTGGCAAATATTGCGCTTAAGCCAACCTCAAGCATCACGGTTCCGGGTGACACGATCACCAAAGAAGGTGAGCCAACTCAGCTGATCACTAAAGGTCGTCATGACCCATGTGTTGGTATCCGCGCGGTACCTATTGCTGAAGCAATGCTGGCGATTGTTGTGATGGATCACTTGCTTCGTCACCGTGGTCAGAACTTTGGTGTGACGACAGAGACGCCAAAGATTTAA
- the sixA gene encoding phosphohistidine phosphatase SixA → MKIFIMRHGEAEHFADSDAARQLTQRGRDESQAVARACKEQGCAQFDKVLVSPYIRAQQTWQEVSEHFSAQSIETFEDITPYGQSECVYDYANALIEVEKLESLLFVSHLPLVGYLTAEFVRDMAPPMFPTSGLVCVEYDPQTQQGEVLWHITP, encoded by the coding sequence ATGAAAATATTCATTATGCGTCATGGCGAAGCCGAACACTTTGCGGATTCTGACGCAGCTAGGCAACTGACCCAAAGAGGCAGAGATGAGTCACAAGCTGTCGCCCGAGCGTGCAAAGAACAAGGTTGTGCTCAATTCGACAAAGTACTCGTGAGCCCGTACATCCGTGCTCAACAAACCTGGCAAGAAGTCAGCGAACACTTTTCGGCCCAAAGTATTGAAACGTTTGAAGATATCACGCCTTACGGACAATCTGAATGCGTGTACGACTATGCTAATGCCCTCATTGAAGTTGAAAAGCTTGAGTCGTTGCTGTTTGTTTCGCATTTACCGCTAGTCGGATATTTAACGGCAGAGTTTGTGAGAGACATGGCTCCACCAATGTTCCCGACATCTGGATTGGTTTGTGTCGAATACGATCCTCAAACCCAGCAGGGTGAGGTGTTGTGGCATATCACGCCATAA